A genomic region of Pseudomonas abietaniphila contains the following coding sequences:
- a CDS encoding SDR family NAD(P)-dependent oxidoreductase, which produces MNRRIWLTGASSGIGLALAEELLKAGHQVALTARTLEPLEALDQRFAHQVLLVPGDVSDPEQVTAIGERIAQVWGAVDTVILNAGTCEYIDASRFDASMVERVVKTNLIATAYCIQEALALLRRGERPHLVGVASSVALLPLTRSEAYGASKAGLRYLLQSLRIDLAREGIDVTVVSPGFVDTPLTAKNDFPMPMRWSAPKAARYIAERLERSRRPLEIAFPFVFILVLKAIAALPGRLQLALCKRMVRASAKTGEAS; this is translated from the coding sequence GCCATCAGGTCGCGCTGACGGCGCGCACCCTCGAGCCGCTTGAAGCGCTGGATCAACGCTTTGCACATCAGGTGTTGCTCGTACCTGGCGACGTCTCCGATCCCGAACAGGTAACCGCCATCGGCGAGCGCATCGCTCAAGTCTGGGGAGCGGTAGACACCGTGATCCTCAATGCGGGCACCTGCGAATACATTGACGCGAGCCGGTTCGATGCCAGCATGGTCGAGCGCGTGGTGAAGACCAACCTGATCGCCACCGCGTACTGCATTCAAGAAGCACTGGCGCTGTTGCGACGGGGTGAGCGCCCGCACTTGGTCGGTGTGGCTAGCTCGGTTGCCCTTCTGCCGCTGACCCGCTCCGAAGCCTATGGAGCGTCGAAGGCCGGCTTGCGTTACCTGCTTCAATCCTTGCGCATTGATCTGGCGCGCGAAGGCATCGACGTCACGGTCGTCAGTCCCGGCTTTGTCGACACCCCGCTGACCGCAAAAAACGACTTTCCAATGCCCATGCGCTGGTCGGCCCCCAAAGCTGCGCGGTACATCGCCGAACGCCTGGAAAGATCCCGTCGGCCGCTCGAAATTGCCTTTCCGTTCGTCTTCATTCTTGTGCTGAAGGCTATCGCTGCCCTTCCCGGTCGCCTGCAACTGGCGCTGTGTAAACGCATGGTGCGCGCCTCCGCCAAGACTGGGGAGGCCTCATGA
- a CDS encoding NAD(P)/FAD-dependent oxidoreductase, producing MKIAIIGSGISGLTSAWLLNRMHDITVFEADDWIGGHTHTVNVSMNGKQHAIDTGFIVFNDWTYPNFIKLLGKLGVAFKPTEMSFSVCDPHSRTEYNGNNLNSLFAQRSNLLSPTFWGMLRDILRFNKQAFADLQSQRIAADTTLGAYLKAEGYGRRFTEHYIVPMGAAIWSMSLADMLAFPLQFFVRFFKNHGLLSVSNRPQWCVIEGGSSRYIEPLTASFRDRIRLKCPVTRVERDKDGVTIHSAQGSERFDKVVFACHSDQALAMLAEPSANEREILGALPYADNDVVLHTDTRLLPSRPLAWASWNYRLGGAGDQSAAVTYAMNILQGIESDTTFCVSLNQTSAIDPDKILARYRYAHPQYSLKGIEAQGRWQEVFGAQHTYYCGAYWANGFHEDGVVSALRVASAFGESL from the coding sequence ATGAAAATCGCGATCATCGGCAGCGGTATCTCGGGCCTGACCAGTGCCTGGTTGCTCAACCGCATGCATGACATCACCGTGTTCGAAGCCGATGACTGGATCGGCGGCCACACGCACACCGTCAACGTGTCCATGAATGGCAAACAGCACGCCATCGACACTGGATTCATCGTCTTCAACGACTGGACCTACCCCAACTTCATCAAGTTGCTGGGCAAGCTGGGCGTGGCGTTCAAGCCCACCGAGATGAGCTTTTCAGTCTGCGACCCGCACAGCCGTACCGAATACAACGGCAACAACCTCAACAGCCTGTTCGCCCAGCGCAGCAACCTGCTGTCGCCCACCTTCTGGGGCATGCTGCGGGACATCCTGCGCTTCAATAAACAGGCATTCGCCGATCTGCAAAGCCAGCGCATCGCCGCAGACACCACGCTCGGCGCCTACCTGAAAGCCGAAGGCTACGGCCGACGTTTTACCGAGCACTACATCGTGCCCATGGGCGCAGCGATCTGGTCGATGTCACTGGCGGACATGCTCGCTTTTCCGCTGCAGTTCTTCGTGCGTTTTTTCAAGAACCACGGTCTGCTCTCGGTCAGCAACCGTCCGCAATGGTGCGTTATCGAGGGCGGCTCCAGCCGTTACATCGAACCGCTGACCGCGTCGTTTCGCGACCGTATCCGTCTGAAATGCCCGGTCACTCGGGTCGAGCGTGACAAGGACGGCGTGACGATTCACAGCGCTCAAGGCAGCGAACGCTTTGACAAAGTGGTGTTCGCCTGCCACAGCGACCAGGCATTGGCAATGCTGGCCGAGCCGAGTGCCAACGAACGGGAAATACTGGGCGCCCTGCCCTATGCCGATAACGACGTCGTGCTGCACACCGACACCCGACTGCTACCCAGCCGCCCATTGGCCTGGGCGAGCTGGAACTACCGGCTGGGCGGCGCGGGCGATCAATCGGCCGCCGTAACCTACGCGATGAACATTCTGCAAGGGATCGAAAGCGATACCACCTTCTGTGTCAGTCTCAATCAGACGTCAGCCATCGATCCGGACAAGATCCTTGCCCGCTATCGCTACGCCCATCCGCAATACAGCCTCAAGGGGATCGAGGCTCAAGGGCGCTGGCAAGAAGTGTTCGGCGCCCAGCATACCTATTACTGCGGCGCTTACTGGGCCAATGGCTTTCACGAAGACGGCGTGGTCAGTGCGCTGCGCGTTGCCTCTGCCTTTGGGGAATCGCTGTGA
- a CDS encoding DUF1365 domain-containing protein codes for MNSALYSGWVSHRRFSPKAHAFTYRIGMLYLDLEEQDAVMQLSPFAGVSRLAPFSFRQSDYLREYTGRGISLIGAVRDIVRKALGHAPLGRVCLLTQARSWGLSFNPVSFFYCFERNGNLAAIVCEVTNTPWRERYHYVLPADAEGHQHFAVAKAFHVSPFLPRDLEYRMSFSQPSDRLGVHMADWQGEHKVFDATLNLQRQPISRAALHRHLLSFPWMTAKTCLAIYWQALRLFAKRIPIFSHQAAEGSYRSAAVDKDRRHEKQ; via the coding sequence GTGAACAGCGCCCTGTACAGCGGCTGGGTTAGCCATCGGCGCTTTTCCCCCAAAGCCCACGCGTTCACGTACCGGATCGGCATGCTCTATCTCGATCTGGAAGAGCAGGATGCCGTGATGCAGTTGTCGCCCTTCGCCGGGGTGAGCCGTCTGGCGCCGTTTTCATTTCGCCAGAGTGACTACTTGCGCGAATACACCGGGCGCGGCATCTCGCTGATCGGCGCCGTGCGCGACATTGTGCGCAAGGCGTTGGGCCATGCGCCGCTGGGCCGCGTATGCCTGCTGACCCAGGCACGGAGTTGGGGTTTGTCGTTCAACCCGGTGAGTTTCTTCTACTGCTTTGAACGTAACGGCAACCTTGCGGCGATTGTCTGCGAGGTCACCAACACGCCCTGGCGTGAGCGCTATCACTACGTGCTGCCGGCCGATGCCGAAGGTCACCAGCATTTCGCCGTGGCGAAGGCCTTTCATGTCTCGCCCTTTCTGCCCCGGGATCTGGAATACCGCATGAGTTTCAGCCAGCCGAGCGACCGGCTTGGCGTGCACATGGCGGACTGGCAAGGCGAGCACAAAGTATTCGACGCCACCCTCAATTTGCAGCGTCAGCCGATCAGTCGCGCCGCCCTGCACCGTCATCTGCTGAGTTTCCCGTGGATGACCGCCAAGACTTGCCTCGCCATCTACTGGCAGGCACTGCGGCTTTTCGCCAAACGCATACCGATTTTTTCCCATCAGGCCGCCGAAGGCTCGTACCGCAGTGCTGCCGTTGACAAGGACAGACGCCATGAAAAGCAGTAG
- a CDS encoding cyclopropane-fatty-acyl-phospholipid synthase family protein: MKSSSATAGFSTNNLTSNLLRRGVLRQLTHLRHGQLVVYEGNERQVFGTAGALLLGEIHVQDPAVWGLVASNGSIGAGEAFIHGYWTSPDLTAVIRVFVSNLDVLDALEGGLARLSRPFVQGLHWLNRNTRKGSQKNIAAHYDLGNDLFEQFLDPTMMYSAAQFLTPDDTLEQAQLNKLERICQKLSLKPTDHLLEIGTGWGSMAIYAAQNYGCKVTTTTLSKEQFAYTEKRIAELGLQDQITLLLSDYRDLTGQYDKLVSIEMIEAVGHRFLRTYFKQCTQLLKDDGLMLLQAITIREQRYEQAKRSVDFIQRYIFPGGALPSVTRMLEIVSDDTDMNLLHMEDFGLHYAKTLRLWHDNFRHATGYLTELGYDDYFLRLWEFYLCYCEGGFMERTIGTAQLLLAKPKAMPEPLLGRFNA, from the coding sequence ATGAAAAGCAGTAGCGCCACCGCCGGTTTCAGCACCAACAACCTGACCTCGAACCTTCTGCGACGTGGCGTGCTGCGGCAACTCACGCACCTTCGGCATGGACAGTTGGTGGTTTACGAGGGCAATGAGCGGCAGGTGTTTGGCACTGCGGGCGCTCTGCTTCTGGGCGAGATTCACGTCCAGGATCCGGCCGTGTGGGGCCTGGTCGCCAGCAATGGATCGATCGGCGCTGGCGAGGCTTTTATCCACGGCTACTGGACAAGCCCGGATTTGACTGCGGTCATCCGGGTATTCGTCAGCAATCTGGATGTGCTGGATGCACTGGAAGGCGGTCTGGCGCGTCTCAGTCGCCCTTTCGTGCAAGGCCTGCACTGGCTCAACCGCAATACGCGCAAAGGCTCGCAGAAAAATATCGCGGCCCACTACGACCTGGGCAACGACCTGTTCGAGCAATTTCTCGACCCGACCATGATGTATTCGGCCGCGCAGTTCCTCACGCCCGATGACACGCTGGAGCAGGCGCAGTTGAACAAGTTGGAGCGGATCTGCCAGAAGCTTTCGCTCAAACCCACCGATCACTTGCTGGAGATCGGCACGGGCTGGGGCAGCATGGCGATCTACGCCGCTCAGAACTACGGCTGCAAGGTCACGACCACGACCCTGTCCAAAGAACAGTTCGCCTACACCGAAAAACGTATCGCCGAGCTTGGTCTGCAAGACCAGATCACGCTGCTGCTCAGCGACTACCGTGACCTGACCGGGCAATACGACAAGCTGGTGTCCATCGAGATGATCGAAGCGGTCGGTCACCGTTTTCTGCGGACCTATTTCAAGCAGTGCACGCAACTGCTCAAGGACGACGGCTTGATGCTGCTGCAGGCGATCACGATCCGAGAGCAGCGATACGAGCAGGCAAAACGCAGCGTCGACTTCATCCAGCGGTACATCTTTCCGGGCGGCGCCTTGCCTTCCGTCACCCGAATGCTGGAAATCGTCAGCGATGACACCGACATGAACCTGCTGCACATGGAAGATTTCGGGCTGCACTACGCAAAAACCCTGCGCCTGTGGCACGACAACTTCCGTCATGCGACCGGCTACCTCACTGAACTGGGCTACGACGATTATTTCCTGCGCCTGTGGGAGTTTTATCTGTGCTACTGCGAGGGCGGCTTCATGGAGCGCACCATCGGCACGGCGCAATTGTTACTGGCAAAACCCAAGGCCATGCCCGAGCCGTTGCTGGGACGGTTCAATGCTTAA
- a CDS encoding DUF2878 domain-containing protein: protein MLKNLTNAALFQLGWFTCVLGGNSGWLLITFVILVIHLLLIGSWRSEGKLLMTVFALGCVLDSALIKLGVFDFGEAGRVIPLWLALLWPLLATTLGHCLAWSATPWWLASILGALGGPASYIAGSHLTYVQLPLGVWPSALILGAIWAVIFPLLHWLARYFRETRSHEVSA from the coding sequence ATGCTTAAGAACCTGACAAATGCCGCGCTGTTTCAACTCGGCTGGTTCACCTGCGTACTGGGTGGGAACAGCGGCTGGCTGCTGATCACGTTCGTTATTCTTGTCATCCACCTGTTGCTGATCGGCTCATGGCGCAGTGAGGGCAAGCTGCTGATGACGGTGTTCGCGCTGGGCTGCGTGCTCGACAGCGCGCTGATCAAGCTGGGCGTTTTCGATTTCGGGGAAGCGGGCAGGGTCATTCCGTTGTGGCTCGCCTTGCTATGGCCGCTGCTGGCCACAACGCTGGGGCATTGTCTGGCCTGGTCGGCCACCCCCTGGTGGCTGGCAAGCATACTGGGCGCGCTTGGCGGGCCGGCTTCCTACATTGCCGGATCGCATCTCACCTATGTCCAGTTGCCGTTGGGCGTGTGGCCAAGCGCCCTGATACTCGGCGCGATCTGGGCGGTCATCTTCCCGTTGCTGCACTGGCTGGCCCGCTACTTTCGCGAAACCCGCTCCCATGAGGTCTCGGCGTGA
- a CDS encoding YkgJ family cysteine cluster protein — protein MTSIPLLQLPVEPAEPVVTCSTCAACCCQLEVMLITDTGVPERFIDTDDWGGEVMLRLDDGWCAALDRDTMMCTIYDKRPLICREFEMGAPECITEREGIATAYL, from the coding sequence ATGACTTCCATCCCCCTGCTCCAACTTCCCGTAGAACCCGCCGAACCTGTGGTCACCTGCTCAACCTGCGCCGCGTGCTGCTGCCAGCTTGAAGTGATGCTGATCACCGACACGGGTGTGCCTGAACGGTTTATCGACACCGACGACTGGGGCGGCGAAGTGATGTTGCGCCTGGACGACGGCTGGTGCGCGGCACTGGATCGCGACACGATGATGTGCACGATCTACGACAAGCGGCCGTTGATCTGCAGGGAATTCGAGATGGGTGCGCCGGAATGCATCACAGAGCGGGAAGGGATTGCGACGGCGTATTTGTGA
- a CDS encoding acyloxyacyl hydrolase, with amino-acid sequence MKRLFCLAAIAAALTGQSAIAQADGVEFSVGHTGESTMTYRLGAQFDWDKSWWQTSVGRLTGYWSGAYTYWEGDKNASNNSLSFSPVFVYEFSGESVKPYIEAGIGAAVFQRTEVEGNKLGSAFQFEDRLGFGLRFAGGHEVGLRATHYSNGGMTTDNDGIESYAIHYTMPF; translated from the coding sequence ATGAAGCGACTGTTTTGTTTGGCTGCGATTGCGGCTGCGTTAACGGGGCAAAGTGCGATTGCACAAGCGGATGGGGTCGAGTTCTCGGTGGGGCACACTGGCGAGTCGACGATGACCTATCGTTTGGGCGCGCAATTTGATTGGGACAAAAGCTGGTGGCAGACCAGTGTGGGTCGTCTGACCGGCTACTGGAGTGGCGCCTACACTTATTGGGAAGGTGACAAAAACGCCAGCAACAACAGTCTCTCGTTCTCTCCGGTGTTCGTTTACGAGTTCTCCGGCGAAAGCGTCAAGCCTTACATCGAAGCCGGTATCGGCGCGGCTGTATTCCAGCGCACGGAAGTTGAAGGCAACAAGCTGGGCAGTGCATTCCAGTTCGAAGACCGTCTGGGCTTCGGTCTGCGCTTTGCCGGTGGTCATGAAGTCGGCCTGCGCGCGACTCACTACTCCAACGGTGGCATGACCACCGATAACGACGGTATCGAAAGCTACGCGATTCATTACACGATGCCGTTCTGA
- the murI gene encoding glutamate racemase codes for MARDNDAPVAVFDSGVGGLSVLGEISRLLPNESLLYVGDCGHIPYGEKTPEFIRQRCVAISEFFREKGAKALVLACNTATVAGVADLRERYPDWPIVGMEPAVKPAAAATQSGVVGVLATTGTLQSAKFAALLDRFAADVQVITQPCPGLVELIETGDLVSPAIRQLLHSYVQPLLAAGCDTIILGCTHYPFLKPLLREMIPASITLIDTGAAVARQLQRLLSQRDLLASGHPQPAQFWTSGDPDNFRNILPLLWKKSDSVRSFGS; via the coding sequence ATGGCTAGGGACAACGACGCGCCGGTTGCGGTGTTCGACTCGGGTGTCGGCGGCTTGTCGGTGCTGGGCGAAATCAGTCGTTTATTGCCGAACGAGTCCCTGCTGTACGTGGGGGATTGCGGCCATATTCCCTATGGCGAAAAGACCCCGGAGTTCATTCGTCAGCGTTGCGTCGCCATCTCTGAGTTCTTTCGTGAGAAAGGCGCCAAGGCCTTGGTGTTGGCCTGCAACACGGCGACCGTGGCGGGAGTTGCCGATTTGCGCGAGCGTTATCCGGATTGGCCGATCGTCGGCATGGAGCCAGCGGTCAAACCCGCGGCGGCCGCCACCCAGAGCGGTGTGGTGGGTGTGCTTGCCACCACCGGCACCCTGCAAAGCGCCAAGTTTGCAGCCCTGCTGGACCGATTCGCTGCCGATGTGCAGGTGATCACTCAGCCTTGCCCCGGTCTGGTGGAGCTGATTGAAACGGGCGATCTGGTCAGCCCCGCCATTCGCCAACTGCTGCACAGTTATGTTCAGCCACTGCTGGCGGCAGGTTGTGACACGATCATCCTGGGCTGCACCCATTACCCCTTTCTAAAACCGCTGCTGCGGGAGATGATCCCGGCCTCGATCACCCTGATCGACACCGGCGCTGCTGTTGCCCGGCAGTTGCAGCGTTTACTCAGCCAGCGCGATTTGCTCGCCAGCGGCCATCCGCAACCGGCGCAGTTCTGGACCAGCGGTGATCCAGACAATTTCAGAAACATCCTACCGTTACTATGGAAAAAATCTGACAGTGTGCGAAGCTTCGGTTCGTGA
- a CDS encoding molybdopterin-synthase adenylyltransferase MoeB has translation MLTDEELLRYSRQILLQQVDIDGQLRLKQSRALVVGVGGLGSPVALYLAAAGIGELHLADFDSVDLTNLQRQIIHDTQSVGQSKVDSAIKRLTAINPEIKLVPHRAALDVDSLAAAVDAVDLVLDCSDNFSTREAVNAACVAARKPLVSGAAIRLEGQLSVFDPRRAESPCYHCLYGHGSEAELTCSEAGVIGPLVGLVGSLQALEALKLLAGFGEPLVGRLLLIDALGTRFRELKVKRDPGCSVCGAEA, from the coding sequence GTGCTGACCGATGAGGAACTGCTGCGCTACAGCCGGCAGATTCTTCTGCAGCAGGTCGACATCGACGGCCAGCTGCGCCTCAAGCAAAGCCGTGCGCTGGTGGTCGGCGTCGGCGGTCTGGGGTCGCCGGTCGCGCTGTACCTGGCGGCGGCCGGTATCGGTGAGTTGCACCTGGCGGATTTCGACAGCGTCGATCTCACCAACCTGCAACGCCAGATCATTCATGACACTCAGAGCGTGGGTCAGAGCAAGGTCGATTCGGCCATCAAGCGCCTGACCGCGATCAACCCTGAAATCAAGCTGGTGCCGCACCGCGCGGCGCTGGATGTCGATTCTCTCGCCGCAGCGGTCGATGCTGTGGATCTGGTGCTCGACTGCTCGGATAACTTCTCCACCCGCGAAGCCGTCAATGCCGCGTGTGTGGCGGCTCGCAAACCGCTGGTCAGCGGCGCTGCGATTCGCCTGGAAGGGCAGTTGTCGGTGTTTGATCCGCGTCGCGCCGAGAGCCCGTGCTACCACTGTCTGTACGGGCACGGCAGCGAAGCCGAGCTCACCTGCAGCGAAGCCGGTGTCATCGGTCCACTGGTGGGACTGGTGGGCAGTCTGCAAGCGCTCGAAGCATTGAAGTTGCTGGCCGGATTTGGTGAGCCATTAGTAGGGCGCCTCCTGTTGATCGATGCATTGGGTACCCGGTTTCGCGAACTCAAGGTCAAGCGGGATCCGGGCTGCAGCGTCTGTGGCGCGGAGGCTTGA
- the prmC gene encoding peptide chain release factor N(5)-glutamine methyltransferase, translating to MTIIASLLRNAELPDSPTARLDVELLLAAALGKPRSFLHTWPERIVSTEAAQAFDGFLKRRRTGEPVAYILGQQGFWNIDLEVATHTLIPRPETEMLVETALELLPSAIPHRLLDLGTGTGAIALSLAKDRPQWTVTAVDRVDEAVELAERNRKRLHLDNAHVMRSHWFSAVEGQRFDLILSNPPYIASNDPHLVEGDVRFEPSSALVSGTDGLDDLRLIVSQAPAHLEAGGWLLLEHGYDQGPAVRELLNRHGFEQIQTRRDLGDHERITFGRVPC from the coding sequence ATGACCATCATCGCCAGCTTGTTAAGAAACGCTGAACTGCCGGACTCTCCGACAGCCCGGCTGGATGTCGAACTGCTGTTGGCGGCTGCCCTGGGCAAGCCGCGCAGCTTTTTGCACACCTGGCCGGAGCGTATCGTCAGCACCGAAGCCGCGCAGGCATTCGATGGTTTTCTGAAGCGCCGTCGTACGGGCGAGCCCGTTGCCTACATTCTGGGCCAGCAGGGTTTCTGGAACATCGACCTTGAAGTCGCGACGCACACGCTGATTCCTCGTCCAGAGACAGAAATGCTCGTGGAAACCGCGCTGGAATTGTTGCCGAGTGCGATTCCTCATCGTTTGCTCGACCTGGGCACCGGGACGGGCGCCATCGCCTTGTCGCTGGCCAAGGACCGTCCTCAGTGGACCGTCACGGCGGTGGATCGCGTCGACGAGGCGGTCGAGCTGGCCGAGCGCAATCGCAAGCGACTGCACCTGGACAATGCGCACGTCATGCGCAGCCATTGGTTCAGTGCCGTGGAGGGTCAGCGTTTTGACCTGATTCTGAGTAACCCACCTTACATTGCATCCAACGATCCACACCTCGTTGAAGGCGACGTGCGTTTCGAACCGAGCAGTGCGCTGGTGTCGGGCACTGACGGGCTGGACGACTTGCGGCTCATCGTTTCCCAGGCACCTGCGCACCTGGAAGCCGGTGGCTGGTTGCTGCTGGAGCATGGTTATGATCAGGGCCCGGCCGTGCGTGAGTTGCTCAATCGTCACGGTTTCGAACAGATCCAGACCCGACGCGATCTGGGTGACCACGAACGTATTACCTTCGGACGCGTACCGTGCTGA
- the prfA gene encoding peptide chain release factor 1 yields the protein MKASLLNKLDVLSDRFEELTALLGDAEVISDQTKFRAYSREYAEVEPVIQAYKQLQKVQSDLEGAQALLKDSDPDMREMAVEEVREAKDQLEVLESDLQKMLLPKDPNDGRNVFLEIRAGTGGDEAAIFSGDLFRMYSRYAERRGWRVEILSENEGEHGGFKEVIARVEGDNVYGKLKFESGAHRVQRVPETESQGRIHTSACTVAVLPEPDEQQAIEINPADLRVDTYRSSGAGGQHVNKTDSAIRITHLPTGIVVECQEERSQHKNRARAMAWLSAKLNDQQTAAAANAIASERKLLVGSGDRSERIRTYNFPQGRVTDHRVNLTLYSLDEVLAGGVDAVIEPLLAEYQADQLAALGE from the coding sequence ATGAAAGCTTCACTGCTCAATAAGCTGGACGTGCTCAGCGACCGTTTCGAGGAATTGACCGCGCTGCTGGGTGATGCCGAAGTCATTTCCGATCAGACCAAATTCCGCGCCTACTCCCGCGAGTACGCCGAAGTCGAGCCGGTGATCCAGGCCTACAAGCAGCTGCAGAAAGTGCAGAGCGACCTTGAAGGTGCTCAGGCACTGCTCAAGGACAGCGATCCGGACATGCGCGAAATGGCTGTCGAGGAAGTGCGCGAGGCCAAGGATCAGCTGGAAGTCCTGGAAAGCGATCTGCAGAAGATGCTGCTGCCCAAGGACCCCAACGACGGTCGCAACGTGTTTCTCGAAATTCGTGCGGGCACCGGTGGTGACGAAGCGGCGATTTTCTCCGGCGACCTGTTCCGGATGTATTCGCGTTACGCCGAGCGTCGCGGCTGGCGGGTTGAGATCCTGTCGGAGAACGAGGGTGAGCATGGCGGCTTCAAGGAAGTCATCGCCCGGGTCGAAGGGGACAACGTCTACGGCAAACTGAAATTCGAGTCCGGCGCGCACCGGGTTCAACGCGTGCCGGAAACCGAATCCCAAGGTCGTATCCACACCTCGGCCTGCACCGTGGCGGTGTTGCCGGAGCCCGACGAGCAGCAAGCCATCGAGATCAACCCGGCGGACCTGCGGGTCGACACCTACCGGTCGTCCGGTGCCGGTGGTCAGCACGTCAACAAGACCGACTCGGCGATTCGCATCACTCACTTGCCGACCGGTATTGTCGTCGAGTGTCAGGAAGAGCGCTCCCAGCACAAGAACCGCGCCCGGGCCATGGCCTGGTTGTCGGCCAAGCTCAACGATCAGCAGACGGCGGCTGCCGCCAATGCCATTGCCAGCGAGCGTAAGCTGCTGGTGGGATCGGGTGACCGTTCGGAGCGTATCCGGACGTACAATTTTCCACAGGGGCGAGTGACGGACCATCGCGTGAACCTGACGCTGTACTCGCTGGATGAAGTTTTGGCGGGTGGAGTCGATGCAGTGATAGAACCGTTGCTTGCCGAGTATCAGGCAGATCAACTTGCGGCACTGGGTGAGTAA
- the hemA gene encoding glutamyl-tRNA reductase: MAFLALGINHKTASVDVRERVAFTPEQLVEALQQLCRLTESREAAILSTCNRSELYIEQDHLTADVVLRWLADYHHLNIEELRASAYVHEEDAAVRHMMRVASGLDSLVLGEPQILGQMKSAYAVAREAGTIGPLLGRLFQATFSAAKQVRTDTAIGENPVSVAFAAVSLAKQIFSDLQRSQALLIGAGETITLVARHLHDLGVKRIVVANRTLERASILAEEFGAHAVLLADIPAELVNSDIVISSTASQLPILGKGAVESALKLRKHKPIFMVDIAVPRDIEPEVGELDDVYLYTVDDLHEVVAENLKSRQGAAQAAEELVSLGVDDFMSRLRELAAVDVLKAYRQQSERLRDEELQKAQRMLANGSNAEDVLMALARGLTNKLMHAPSVQLKKLSAEGRVDALAMAQELFALNEGSTDKPPQ, encoded by the coding sequence ATGGCCTTTCTTGCTCTGGGTATCAACCATAAGACTGCATCAGTGGATGTCCGCGAGCGCGTGGCATTTACCCCTGAGCAGCTGGTTGAAGCGTTACAGCAGCTGTGCCGCCTGACCGAAAGTCGCGAAGCGGCCATTCTTTCGACGTGCAATCGCAGCGAGCTTTATATAGAGCAGGATCACCTCACCGCCGACGTGGTCCTGAGATGGCTGGCCGATTATCACCACCTGAACATCGAAGAGCTGCGCGCCAGTGCCTATGTGCACGAGGAGGACGCGGCGGTGCGCCACATGATGCGCGTCGCTTCCGGGCTGGATTCGCTGGTGTTGGGCGAGCCGCAGATTCTCGGCCAGATGAAGTCCGCTTATGCCGTGGCGCGGGAAGCAGGAACCATCGGCCCCTTGCTCGGCCGTTTGTTTCAGGCCACCTTCAGCGCGGCCAAGCAGGTGCGTACCGACACCGCCATCGGCGAAAACCCGGTCTCGGTGGCGTTTGCCGCCGTCAGCCTGGCCAAGCAGATCTTCAGTGACCTGCAGCGCAGCCAGGCCTTGTTGATCGGCGCGGGCGAGACCATCACGCTGGTCGCCCGACACCTGCACGATCTGGGGGTCAAGCGTATCGTTGTCGCCAACCGGACGCTGGAGCGCGCAAGCATCCTGGCCGAAGAGTTCGGTGCGCATGCGGTGCTGCTGGCCGATATTCCCGCCGAACTGGTCAACAGCGACATCGTCATCAGTTCCACCGCCAGCCAGTTGCCGATTCTGGGGAAGGGTGCGGTGGAAAGTGCCTTGAAGCTGCGCAAGCACAAACCGATTTTCATGGTCGACATCGCCGTCCCGCGCGACATCGAGCCGGAAGTCGGCGAACTGGACGACGTTTACCTCTACACCGTGGACGATCTGCACGAAGTCGTTGCGGAAAACCTCAAGAGCCGGCAGGGCGCCGCCCAGGCAGCAGAGGAGCTGGTCAGTCTGGGCGTCGACGATTTCATGTCCCGCCTGCGCGAACTGGCGGCGGTCGACGTGCTCAAGGCGTATCGTCAGCAAAGCGAACGCCTGCGTGATGAAGAGCTGCAAAAAGCGCAACGCATGCTTGCCAACGGCAGCAATGCCGAAGATGTACTGATGGCGCTGGCACGAGGCCTGACCAATAAATTGATGCACGCGCCAAGCGTGCAGTTGAAAAAGCTGTCCGCCGAAGGCCGCGTCGATGCGCTGGCCATGGCCCAGGAACTCTTTGCCCTCAATGAGGGCTCCACGGATAAACCCCCGCAATGA